TTTTTGCTTATCTTATTTTCTATAATTGTTGATGAGAGTAAGCCACCGTAACTGATTGCCATTAATCCTAATAAAGAAGGGTTGAAATCGGGGATTTCTCCGCTTTGCAGGATTAAGCCCCAGCAGATTGCTACGTAACAATAACTTCCTAATAGCACAATAGTCCAAATGAAGGCCTGAAACCTGGATAAACTGTATGTATTTGTTTTTATATCAAGAAAAATATAAGGGAAGAAGTTAAATCGCTTCATAATAAAGGAAATAAAACCCAGAAAACTTAAGAGAACGATTAAGCTTATAATTACAGCTCCTTTTTTCCAATGAGCATTTAATACTACATATCTCTTGACTTCCGAGGGTTGCGAATTAATCATGAGTTTTAACTTGATTGTTTCACCAAAGATTTCACTTCTCAAATGAGAGAATAGGTTTGACTCTTTTGCTTTTATGGTGTGTAACATTCGGTCAAGGGTTGTGGAAAGAGTGAAGCGTAAGGTTTGTTGGTTGGTTTTTGGGTTTGGTTTGGAAAGATAAATTGCCTTTCTTGTTGTCAACAACCTTTCCTTAAATTCATAGCTTGGATCTTCTTCTTCGTGAATATAGAATAAGTATATATTATCAATATTATCTCCAAAATTTTCACCTTCAATTGTAATCGTATCCCCTGCAACGCCGGCTGCCGGGCTTACTTTAGATATATGAGGTTGCATTCCCGGTTTTATCGAACGTTGTGGAATTTCAAAAGTAACAGCCTGGAGGTCTTTTATTTTTTCTAAGTTATGATAGAGACAAAGAGTAAGTGTCGCAGTATCCTGATAGGGTATGGGAGATTCACTTTTAATTTCGAATCTTGCTTCTGTATCACTATAAAACTTTACGCTTCCTGTAACGATATGAAGTTCTTCTCCGTTTAATTCAAAATTGAAGTAAAGGTTATCCGCAGTTTTCGGTTTCTTTACTTTTTTTTTATGATGGTAATTAACGTCCTCTAACAAGAAACGTTCTTTTAGATTATCTCCTTTAATTTTAACTCGAAGTAAATTTTTAGAAAAATCTTTTACTTTTACCGAACGCATTCTATAATTAGAATTACTTACCTTATCAATTTCGCTTACTGCATGGGAGTGTAAAGCACCTGTTATCAAAAAAACTGTTAATATACCTGTAATAATTTTCATTTTTCATCTTCTCCCTGTATTTGTATTGCTTCTTTTAGTGCTGTTTTTTTCCCTTCTGAAGGTATTAGTATTAAGTCATATTTCCCGGGGGCTTCGAATCCGGGAATCTGAA
Above is a genomic segment from Leptospiraceae bacterium containing:
- a CDS encoding IPT/TIG domain-containing protein → MKIITGILTVFLITGALHSHAVSEIDKVSNSNYRMRSVKVKDFSKNLLRVKIKGDNLKERFLLEDVNYHHKKKVKKPKTADNLYFNFELNGEELHIVTGSVKFYSDTEARFEIKSESPIPYQDTATLTLCLYHNLEKIKDLQAVTFEIPQRSIKPGMQPHISKVSPAAGVAGDTITIEGENFGDNIDNIYLFYIHEEEDPSYEFKERLLTTRKAIYLSKPNPKTNQQTLRFTLSTTLDRMLHTIKAKESNLFSHLRSEIFGETIKLKLMINSQPSEVKRYVVLNAHWKKGAVIISLIVLLSFLGFISFIMKRFNFFPYIFLDIKTNTYSLSRFQAFIWTIVLLGSYCYVAICWGLILQSGEIPDFNPSLLGLMAISYGGLLSSTIIENKISKNELRNTQPSMRNLICTGKVIDLARLQLFGFTIVAIFVYIYNLLQSNILNGLPDIPVTLHGLLTTSQTGYIAAKAATNKISISFISPNKWYVTDKEINLKLVGNGFTDDMQVLIEAIGSPIPVEKKDSGTLSCTIHIPENTSNLLGFHDLILLLPGGGSVVLTDGIEIATDEIPILETEPEEDELEVKNL